The Amphiprion ocellaris isolate individual 3 ecotype Okinawa chromosome 6, ASM2253959v1, whole genome shotgun sequence genome contains a region encoding:
- the chmp7 gene encoding charged multivesicular body protein 7 encodes MTSEVSLPAEWDDDERMNFLFSDFKENRDVNTTDWDSKMDFWTALILKSCRDRGSVCVNLQDLNQTFRRQDRSPLGLPTVLQSMARCGKIQRESEFAANVDCGWLSWGVGLLLVKPLKWTFSTLLGSSRVPLEESFVVIELVKEKAAELLRAYHSSEFSNCSIVSFQELCSFSSDVCADESTLCMALLQLQRDKQVTVSLHEGEKIVKFCQPGQERVSPVSDVDVGIYQLQRSEKLLGERVQKLSLEANKCKEEARVLLREGKKSQALRCLRGRKRVERRADNLFAKVESIREILDRIAQSQTDKMVMQAYQAGVAALRLSLKDVTVERAESLVDQIQELCDTQDEVNEALSTGVTAADEDVDELEDELKSLLEESKPDSISGLPAVPTKGLQPSGEPFLSSLPDAPRSHLNITAEQLEEELNKLTLTDSGSQKKKVTSPAKRLEPAQ; translated from the exons ATGACCAGTGAGGTGAGCCTGCCAGCTGAGTGGGACGACGACGAGAGGATGAATTTCCTGTTCTCCGACTTCAAGGAGAACCGAGATGTCAACACGACGGACTGGGACAGCAAGATGGACTTCTGGACGGCTCTGATCCTGAAGAGCTGTAGGGACCGAGGCTCCGTGTGCGTCAACCTGCAGGACCTGAACCAGACCTTCAGGAGGCAGGATCGATCCCCGCTGGGTCTGCCCACCGTGCTGCAGTCCATGGCCAG GTGTGGGAAGATCCAGAGGGAGTCAGAGTTTGCTGCCAACGTGGACTGTGGCTGGTTGTCCTGGGGAGTGGGCCTGCTACTGGTGAAACCCCTCAAGTGGACCTTCTCCACTCTGCTGGGCAGCAGCCGGGTGCCTCTGGAGGAGTCTTTTGTTGTCATCGAGCTGGTCAAG GAGAAAGCAGCAGAATTACTCAGGGCCTACCACAGCAGTGAATTTTCAAACTGCTCCATCGTGTCATTTCAAGAGCTCTGTTCGTTCTCGTCCGACGTCTGTGCCGATGAGAGCACCCTGTGCAtggctctgctgcagctgcagagggACAAACAGGTGACGGTTTCATTACACGAAGGAGAGAAG ATTGTTAAGTTTTGTCAGCCTGGACAGGAGCGCGTGTCTCCTGTTAGTGATGTGGATGTCGGGATCTACCAGCTGCAGCGCAGTGAGAAACTGCTCGGAGAGAGGGTGCAGAAACTGAGCCTGGAGGCTAACAA GTGCAAAGAGGAAGCGAGGGTTCTGCTGCGAGAAGGGAAGAAATCACAG GCTCTGAGGTGTTTGAGAGGTCGCAAGAGGGTAGAAAGGAGAGCCGACAACTTGTTTGCCAAAGTGGAGTCCATCAGGGAAATCCTGGACCGAATAGCTCAGTCACAGACTGATAAGATG GTTATGCAAGCATATCAGGCTGGAGTGGCTGCCCTGAGACTCTCTCTGAAAGATGTGACTGTGGAACGTGCCGAGAGTCTCGTGGATCAAATCCAAGAG CTGTGTGACACTCAAGATGAGGTGAACGAGGCTCTGTCCACTGGTGTGACTGCTGCag atGAAGATGTGGATGAGTTGGAGGACGAACTGAAATCTTTGCTGGAGGAGTCAAAGCCAGATTCCATCTCAGGTTTACCTGCAGTCCCAACAAAAGGTCTGCAGCCCTCCGGTGAGCCCTTCCTCAGCTCTCTGCCTGACGCCCCTCGCAGCCATCTGAATATCACCGctgagcagctggaggaggagttAAATAAGTTAACTCTAACCGATTCAG GTTCTCAAAAGAAGAAAGTTACGTCGCCGGCCAAGAGATTAGAACCCGCACAGTGA
- the lgi3 gene encoding leucine-rich repeat LGI family member 3, which produces MLELEPRWTRLVCLTVLCLCLCLPRESNARRAPKIPRCPATCSCTKDSAFCVDTKAIPKSFPPGIISLTMVNAAFTTIPEGAFSHLHLLQFLLLNSNTLTMIADDAFAGLSHLQYLFIENNDIQALSKYTFRGLKSLTHLSLSNNNLQQLPRDLFKHLDILTDLDLRGNSFRCDCKIKWLVDWMEKTNTSVPAIYCASPFEFQGRRIHDLAPRDFNCISADFAVYETFPFHSVSVESYEFNGDQFVAFAQPDSGFCTLYIWDHVEMVFRRYHNITSRSAVYCKPVVINNTLYMVVAQLFGGSHIYKWEEDPQRFVKIQDIDTSRVRKPNFVETFQLDGEWYFVVADSSKAGSTSIYRWNSNGFYSHQSLHPWHRDTHVEFLDVGGKPHLILSSASQPPVVYQWNRNQKQFAFFSQITELADVQMVKHFWVRKVLYLCLTRFIGDSKILRWEGQRFVEIQTLPSRGSMAVYPFTVGLRQYLILGSDFSFSRVYLWDDLTQRFQPFQELNMRAPRAFSLVSVDNKDMLLAASFKGNTLAYQHLVVDLSAK; this is translated from the exons ATGTTGGAGCTCGAACCAAGATGGACGAGATTGGTCTGCCTgacagttttatgtctttgtctCTGCCTGCCGAGGGAATCAAACGCCAGGAGAGCTCCCAAGATACCTCGCTGTCCTGCAACCTGCTCCTGCACCAAAGACAGTGCCTTCTGCGTGGACACTAAGGCCATCCCCAAGAGCTTCCCCCCTGGAATCATTTCTCT AACGATGGTGAACGCAGCCTTCACTACAATCCCAGAAGGAGCTTTCTCACACCTTCACCTGCTGCAGTTCCT GCTGTTGAACTCCAACACACTCACTATGATTGCTGATGATGCTTTTGCTGGTCTGTCTCATCTGCAATATCT GTTCATTGAGAATAACGACATCCAGGCTCTGTCAAAGTATACATTCAGAGGACTCAAATCTCTTACTCATCT ATCTCTGTCAAACAACAACCTGCAGCAACTGCCTAGAGATCTCTTCAAACATCTAGACATCCTGACTGATCT AGACCTGCGTGGAAACTCTTTTCgctgtgactgtaaaattaagtGGCTGGTAGACTGGATGGAGAAAACCAACACTTCTGTTCCTGCCATCTATTGTGCCAGCCCCTTTGAATTCCAGGGACGCAGGATCCATGACCTCGCACCGCGAGACTTCAACTGCATCAGCGCAG ATTTTGCCGTGTACGAAACTTTCCCTTTCCACTCTGTGTCAGTGGAGTCTTATGAGTTCAACGGAGATCAGTTTGTGGCCTTTGCTCAGCCTGATTCAGGCTTCTGCACTCTGTACATATGGGATCATGTGGAGATGGTCTTCAGGAGGTACCACAACATTACCT CTCGTTCTGCTGTTTACTGCAAACCAGTGGTGATAAACAACACACTTTACATGGTTGTGGCCCAACTTTTTGGTGGATCTCATATATACAA GTGGGAGGAGGACCCACAGCGCTTTGTAAAGATTCAAGACATCGACACCAGTCGGGTGAGGAAGCCCAACTTCGTAGAGACCTTCCAGCTGGATGGAGAGTGGTACTTCGTAGTAGCAGACAGTTCCAAGGCAGGCTCTACCAGCATTTATCGTTGGAACAGTAATGGTTTCTACTCTCACCAGTCCCTCCATCCTTGGCATCGAGACACCCACGTTGAGTTCCTGGATGTTGGGGGAAAGCCTCACCTCATCCTCTCCAGTGCCTCTCAACCGCCGGTGGTTTACCAATGGAACCGAAACCAGAAGCAGTTTGCTTTCTTCTCCCAGATCACAGAGCTAGCCGACGTGCAGATGGTCAAGCACTTCTGGGTGAGGAAGGTTCTTTACCTTTGCCTCACGCGCTTCATCGGTGACTCCAAGATTCTCCGCTGGGAGGGGCAGCGTTTTGTAGAGATCCAGACTCTCCCCTCTCGGGGCTCAATGGCAGTGTATCCCTTCACGGTGGGCCTCCGCCAGTACCTCATTCTTGGAAGTGATTTCTCCTTCTCCAGAGTCTACCTGTGGGACGACCTCACTCAGCGCTTTCAGCCCTTCCAGGAGCTCAACATGAGAGCCCCAAGGGCGTTCAGTTTGGTATCCGTCGACAACAAGGACATGCTGCTGGCCGCCAGCTTCAAAGGCAACACCCTGGCCTACCAGCACTTGGTGGTGGATCTCAGTGCCAAGTAG